The following proteins are encoded in a genomic region of Oncorhynchus gorbuscha isolate QuinsamMale2020 ecotype Even-year linkage group LG11, OgorEven_v1.0, whole genome shotgun sequence:
- the LOC124048404 gene encoding LOW QUALITY PROTEIN: serine/threonine-protein kinase BRSK1-like (The sequence of the model RefSeq protein was modified relative to this genomic sequence to represent the inferred CDS: inserted 2 bases in 1 codon; deleted 1 base in 1 codon), protein MSKELSLSQSAQYVGPYRLEKTLGKGQTGLVKLGVHCITGQKIAIKIVNREKLSESVLMKVEREIAILKLIEHPHVLKLHDVYENNKYLYLVLEHVSGGELFDYLVKKGRLTPKEARKFFRQIISALDFCHSHSICHRDLKPENLLLDEKNNIRIADFGMASLQVGDSLLETSCGSPHYACPEVIRGEKYDGRRADVWSCGVILFALLVGALPFDHDNLRQLLEKVKSGVFHMPHFIPPDCQALLKGMIEVDPDKRLTLEAIQKHTWYQSGRNEPCPEQPAPRRVCVGRILSLTELDPDVLDSMHSLGCFRDRGKLTRDLQCEEDNQEKMIYYLLLDRKERYPSYEDEDLPPRNDVADPPRKRVDSPMLTRHGRCRPERKSLEVLSVTEQGSPTPTRRALDTAAHSQRSRSVSGASTGLSSSPLSSPRSYQSPVFTFSQSDVTSTTAHTKDPSKPGCATTPRSARAHDKPKAAQNPKTQTLPTTTKGGPATNRPHLQPIKSLPIHNSPSRSPSXPLLSPIPRFFFFPSPSVLKSVTKSFYPNSTHSVSQVTPQGSPLPTPMGTPVHHPHHPSSTPPSNSSSSSSSRAEGGGGVGSLSLTPPSSPGGSGGMAASSSAHWRTRLNSFKNNLLGSPRFHRRKMQVPTLEDMSSLTPESSPELAKKSWFGNFISLEKEEQIFVVIRDKPLSSVKADIVHAFLSIPSLSHSVISQTSFRAEYKTSGGPSVFQKPVKFQVDIAFSEGEREREREKAEREGKREAGIYSVTFSLISGPSRRFKRVVETIQAQLLSSHDQPMGVSDPFPDEKNSRPHGTPTRQNSRRSEGGGDRCEWGERGDGGGIGGGIGGSGGVLQRRGSGKERTRLLSSNGTQSQP, encoded by the exons ATGAGTAAGGAACTGTCACTAAGTCAGTCAGCTCAATATGTTGGGCCATATCGACTGGAAAAAACACTGGGGAAGGGCCAGACAG GCCTGGTGAAGCTTGGAGTTCACTGCATTACGGGACAGAAGATAGCCATCAAAATAGTCAACAGGGAGAAACTGTCCGAGTCGGTTCTGATGAAG GTGGAGAGGGAGATTGCCATCCTGAAGCTAATTGAGCATCCGCATGTGTTGAAGCTGCATGACGTTTACGAGAATAACAAATACCT GTACCTGGTGTTGGAGCATGTGTCAGGTGGGGAGTTATTTGACTATCTGGTGAAGAAGGGCAGACTGACACCTAAAGAGGCCAGGAAGTTCTTCCGACAAATCATATCGGCCCTGGACTTCTGTCACAGTCACTCTATCTG TCACAGAGACCTGAAGCCAGAGAATCTGCTCCTGGATGAGAAGAACAACATCCGCATCGCAGACTTCGGCATGGCCTCCCTACAGGTGGGGGACAGCCTGCTGGAGACCAGCTGTGG ATCTCCACACTATGCCTGTCCAGAAGTGATCCGG gGAGAGAAGTATGATGGTCGCCGGGCAGATGTGTGGAGCTGCGGAGTCATCCTCTTTGCTCTGCTGGTG GGGGCCCTACCATTTGACCATGACAACCTGCGTCAGCTCCTTGAGAAGGTGAAGAGTGGGGTGTTCCACATGCCCCACTTCATCCCCCCGGACTGCCAGGCCCTGCTCAAAGGCATGATTGAGGTCGACCCCGACAAGAGGCTCACG CTAGAGGCCATCCAGAAGCACACCTGGTATCA GTCGGGTCGTAACGAGCCTTGTCCTGAGCAGCCCGCTCCCAGGCGGGTGTGTGTGGGGCGTATCCTGTCGCTGACCGAATTGGACCCGGACGTGCTGGACAGCATGCACTCTCTGGGCTGCTTCAGAGACCGCGGGAAACTCACCCGTGACCTGCAGTGTGAAGA aGACAACCAGGAGAAGATGATCTATTATCTCCTGTTGGACAGGAAAGAGCGTTACCCCAGTTACGAGGATGAGGATTTGCCGCCCCGAAATGACGTAG CGGACCCCCCTCGTAAGCGCGTGGACTCTCCCATGCTGACGCGTCATGGCCGCTGCCGCCCGGAGAGGAAGAGCCTAGAGGTGTTGAGTGTGACCGAGCAGGGGTCTCCCACCCCGACCCGCAGGGCCCTAGACACGGCCGCACACAGCCAGAG GTCTCGATCAGTCAGTGGGGCGTCCACCGgcctctcctccagccctctcAGCAGTCCCAGG TCCTATCAGAGCCCTGTCTTCACGTTCAGCCAATCAGACGTCACTTCCACCACCGCTCACACTAAGGACCCATCCAAACCAGGATGTGCTACCACGCCTCGGTCGGCCCGAGCCCACGACAAACCCAAAGCGGCCCAGAACCCCAAAACCCAGACCCTGCCCACCACCACCAAGGGCGGTCCCGCCACCAATCGGCCCCACCTCCAGCCCATCAAGTCTCTCCCCATCCACAACTCACCCTCCCGctcaccctc ccccctcctctcacccatcccccgcttcttcttcttcccctcgcCCTCCGTGCTCAAGTCGGTCACTAAGAGCTTCTACCCCAACTCTACCCACTCTGTGTCGCAGGTCACC CCCCAGGGCTCGCCGCTGCCCACCCCCATGGGCACCCCCgtccaccacccccaccacccctcctccacccctccctccaactcctcctcgtcctcctcctcacgGGCGGAGGGAGGCGGAGGGGTGGGCTCCCTGTCCCTGACTCCGCCCTCCAGCCCCGGAGGGAGTGGCGGCATGGCGGCTAGCAGCTCTGCCCACTGGAGGACCCGTCTTAACTCGTTCAAGAACAACTTGCTGGGCTCACCCCGCTTCCACCGCCGTAAGATGCAAG TACCCACATTAGAGGACATGTCCAGCCTGACCCCAGAGTCCAGCCCTGA GCTGGCTAAGAAGTCGTGGTTTGGGAACTTCATCAGcctggagaaggaggagcagaTCTTTGTGGTGATCAGAGACAAGCCGCTGAGCTCTGTCAAGGCAGACATCGTCCACGCCTTCCTGTCT ATCCCCTCCCTCAGCCACAGCGTCATCTCCCAGACCAGCTTCAGGGCCGAGTACAAGACCTCCGGCGGCCCCTCCGTCTTCCAGAAGCCTGTGAAGTTCCAGGTGGACATTGCCTTCtccgagggagagagggagcgggagagggagaaagccgagcgggagggcaagagagaggcggGCATCTACAGCGTGACGTTCAGCCTCATATCAG GTCCTAGTCGCAGGTTCAAACGAGTGGTGGAGACCATTCAGGCCCAGCTTCTCAGCTCCCATGATCAGCCCATGGGGGTCTCTG ACCCCTTCCCAGACGAGAAGAACAGTCGGCCCCACGGTACCCCCACCCGCCAGAACTCCCGGCGCTCCGAGGGCGGGGGCGACCGGTGCGAATGGGGCGAGCGAGGGGACGGAGGAGGTATCGGAGGCGGCATCGGAGGCAGTGGGGGGGTCCTGCAACGCCGAGGCTCCGGGAAGGAGAGGACCCGACTACTGTCCTCCAATGGAACACAGTCCCAACCctaa